The following coding sequences lie in one Flagellimonas eckloniae genomic window:
- a CDS encoding DUF4252 domain-containing protein, with product MKKNILIILIAVLPLSGFSQSLFDKFEDLDDVTSVVVNKSMFNLLAKIDVEVDDKEAQDFMDIASSLKSLKVFTTDNQAIGADMKASVNKYLKSSTMEELMRVKDKDANVKFYIKEGRDSDHVSELLMFVTGLKDVEADGRKFETVLLSLTGDIDLNKINSLTNKMNLPDELNKAGKKQ from the coding sequence ATGAAAAAGAATATTTTAATCATTTTAATAGCCGTACTACCACTTTCAGGTTTTTCGCAATCACTGTTCGATAAATTCGAAGATTTGGATGACGTTACCTCGGTAGTGGTGAACAAGAGCATGTTCAATCTATTGGCAAAGATAGATGTTGAGGTTGACGATAAGGAAGCTCAGGATTTTATGGATATTGCCAGTAGTCTTAAAAGTTTAAAAGTGTTCACTACGGACAATCAAGCTATTGGGGCGGATATGAAAGCTTCCGTGAACAAATACCTTAAGTCTTCAACTATGGAAGAGTTAATGCGTGTAAAGGACAAGGATGCCAATGTTAAGTTCTATATTAAAGAGGGCCGGGATTCCGATCATGTAAGTGAGTTGTTAATGTTCGTTACTGGTCTGAAGGATGTGGAAGCCGACGGGAGAAAGTTTGAAACCGTTTTATTGTCACTAACAGGGGATATTGATTTAAACAAAATCAATTCGTTGACCAATAAGATGAACTTGCCAGATGAACTGAACAAGGCAGGTAAGAAGCAATAA
- a CDS encoding ABC transporter substrate-binding protein — MLKVCSFMPAVTQMIYDMGLDGHLYGVTFECPEQALKEKEPVVRCILEGKNLSSQEIDALFSASKHQGKDLYYVDEPILEQISPDIIFTQDMCDICQIDTACTAAAVANLEKQPELISISPESLDDVFQSAITIAKAIGREEVAYTYLDRLHKRIDTVIDTLRETKALPKRVMLMEWLDPIFNCGHWIPHQIAYAGGVDMLSNPSGDSIVTQWDKIVKYDPEVLIIAPCGFTVNRTLEEMHILTEKEGWGNLKAVQDNAVFIADFDMFTQSSANTLVDGIELLAGLFHRDVLKVPDRLMNKYTPFKIKVVQ, encoded by the coding sequence ATGTTGAAGGTTTGTTCTTTTATGCCCGCTGTTACCCAAATGATTTATGATATGGGTTTGGATGGGCATTTATATGGAGTTACGTTTGAGTGTCCAGAGCAAGCCTTAAAGGAGAAAGAACCTGTGGTTCGCTGTATTTTGGAAGGAAAAAACCTGTCCAGTCAAGAGATTGATGCGCTCTTTTCTGCCAGCAAACATCAAGGCAAAGACCTGTACTATGTTGACGAACCTATTTTGGAGCAGATTTCTCCGGATATCATCTTTACCCAAGATATGTGTGATATCTGCCAAATTGATACAGCATGTACAGCTGCAGCTGTAGCAAATCTTGAAAAACAACCCGAATTGATTTCAATAAGTCCAGAGTCATTGGATGATGTTTTTCAATCGGCTATCACCATTGCCAAGGCAATAGGTAGGGAAGAAGTGGCTTACACCTATTTGGACCGTCTACATAAACGTATCGATACAGTTATTGATACGTTAAGAGAAACGAAAGCGCTTCCTAAACGGGTTATGCTTATGGAATGGTTAGACCCCATTTTTAATTGTGGTCATTGGATTCCACATCAAATAGCATACGCTGGGGGAGTAGATATGCTTTCCAATCCCTCGGGAGACAGTATTGTGACGCAATGGGATAAAATTGTAAAGTATGATCCTGAAGTGTTGATTATAGCTCCTTGCGGTTTTACTGTCAACCGAACTTTGGAAGAAATGCACATATTAACCGAGAAAGAAGGTTGGGGTAACCTAAAAGCAGTTCAGGATAATGCCGTTTTTATTGCAGATTTTGATATGTTCACCCAGTCCTCTGCCAATACCCTTGTTGATGGAATTGAGCTTTTGGCAGGTCTCTTTCATCGAGATGTATTGAAGGTACCGGACAGGTTAATGAATAAGTATACACCGTTCAAGATAAAAGTAGTTCAATAA
- a CDS encoding RNA polymerase sigma factor, translating into MKQAEFLNVVMPFKDKLFRLAKRLLVSREEAEDATQEILLKLWSKNEAMEEYKNVEAFAMTMTKNFCLDRLKSKQAGNLKLVHSNYEDEKTSLQRQLETEDSIAWMERIMEELPEQQKMVLQLRDVEQYEFEEICELLDMKPTAVRVALSRARKMVRQELIKKHSYGIG; encoded by the coding sequence ATGAAACAGGCCGAATTTTTAAACGTGGTGATGCCCTTTAAGGATAAGCTCTTTAGGTTGGCCAAACGTTTATTGGTTTCTAGGGAAGAAGCAGAAGATGCCACACAGGAAATTTTGCTAAAACTATGGTCAAAAAATGAAGCCATGGAAGAATATAAAAATGTGGAGGCCTTTGCGATGACTATGACCAAGAATTTCTGTTTGGACCGATTAAAATCCAAGCAGGCTGGTAACTTAAAGTTGGTCCATAGCAATTATGAGGATGAAAAAACATCATTGCAACGACAACTGGAGACTGAAGATAGTATTGCTTGGATGGAGCGCATTATGGAAGAACTTCCAGAACAACAAAAAATGGTATTGCAATTGAGAGATGTAGAGCAATATGAGTTTGAGGAAATATGTGAGCTTTTAGATATGAAACCAACAGCAGTTAGAGTAGCACTGTCAAGAGCAAGAAAAATGGTACGACAAGAATTAATAAAAAAACATAGCTATGGAATTGGATAA
- a CDS encoding S41 family peptidase, with translation MKKYLIPLFALLLFNIGCKSDDDGIVNTETPDPDPGSDVIAQNFMWQAMNLWYFWQGEVNDLSDTRFANDTEFTEFLEQNSDPSDFYFDVLLFEEDRFSFLNENYEELVSNLSGVSKSNGLEFGLVQFSGSEDVFGFVEYVLPDSDASTKEIKRGDIFTRVDGQQLNLGNYIDLLFGDNDTYTLGLADIENGTITDNSTEVSLTKIENQVENPILVAKTLDVGGTKIAYLMYNRFLSNFNEELNAAFGQFVADGATELVLDMRYNPGGSVNTSRLLASMVHSTDTDKLYIRQRWNDKIQVQLSSAQLEDYFASSTGVTAINTLNLSKVYVLATNSSASASELVMNGLAPYVDVVHIGETTRGKNEFSITLVDDPEGSFIYNEDREDEINSENNWGIQPLVGRNENADGFFDYTSGLAPTYVLEEDLANLGILGEPDEPLLARAIEEITGGVSKRSFAVEMPAKSFTSSRIQTPLKDNMYLDKPLNLNK, from the coding sequence ATGAAAAAATACTTGATCCCCTTATTTGCGCTGTTGCTTTTTAATATTGGCTGTAAAAGTGATGACGATGGAATTGTCAATACAGAAACTCCAGATCCTGATCCGGGTTCCGATGTTATTGCCCAAAATTTTATGTGGCAGGCAATGAACCTATGGTATTTTTGGCAGGGAGAGGTTAATGATCTCTCAGATACAAGGTTTGCAAATGATACTGAGTTTACGGAATTTCTTGAGCAAAACTCCGACCCTTCAGATTTTTATTTTGATGTGCTCCTGTTTGAGGAGGACCGCTTTAGTTTTTTAAATGAAAATTACGAGGAATTGGTAAGCAATTTATCAGGAGTTTCAAAAAGTAATGGTTTGGAGTTTGGTCTTGTTCAGTTTTCTGGTAGTGAAGATGTTTTTGGCTTTGTTGAATATGTTCTACCTGACTCTGATGCATCAACAAAAGAGATAAAAAGAGGCGACATTTTCACAAGGGTTGATGGTCAACAATTAAATCTTGGCAACTATATAGATTTGTTATTTGGTGATAACGATACCTACACTTTGGGATTGGCAGACATTGAAAATGGTACAATTACAGATAATAGTACGGAAGTATCCCTTACCAAAATTGAGAATCAAGTAGAAAATCCAATTTTGGTAGCCAAAACTTTGGATGTGGGAGGTACAAAAATTGCTTATCTCATGTACAATAGGTTTTTAAGCAACTTTAATGAGGAATTGAATGCTGCTTTTGGCCAATTTGTTGCCGATGGAGCTACAGAATTGGTGTTGGACATGCGTTACAATCCAGGTGGCTCCGTAAATACCTCACGTTTATTGGCGAGCATGGTTCATAGCACGGACACTGATAAACTTTATATACGACAACGTTGGAATGATAAAATTCAAGTGCAACTGAGTTCAGCCCAATTAGAGGATTATTTTGCAAGTTCAACAGGAGTGACTGCTATCAACACCCTGAATCTAAGTAAGGTGTATGTGTTGGCCACCAACAGTTCGGCTTCGGCAAGTGAACTTGTGATGAATGGATTGGCACCCTATGTTGATGTGGTGCACATTGGGGAAACTACCCGTGGCAAAAATGAATTTTCCATCACTTTGGTCGACGACCCAGAAGGAAGTTTCATATATAATGAAGATCGTGAAGATGAAATAAATTCAGAAAATAACTGGGGTATACAACCCTTGGTAGGAAGGAATGAAAATGCTGATGGATTCTTTGATTATACTTCTGGTTTGGCCCCGACATATGTGCTTGAAGAAGATTTGGCGAATTTAGGAATCTTGGGTGAACCCGATGAGCCACTGTTAGCCAGAGCAATTGAGGAAATTACAGGAGGGGTTAGCAAACGAAGCTTTGCTGTAGAAATGCCCGCAAAAAGTTTTACAAGCTCAAGGATACAAACTCCTTTAAAGGATAATATGTATTTGGACAAACCTCTAAATTTGAACAAATAA